The proteins below come from a single Prosthecobacter sp. SYSU 5D2 genomic window:
- a CDS encoding ATP-binding protein produces the protein MGVTRTYAHALERSTDAIAEMDAAAIRKVIQRTRSTVGQAVTVRTVTLVTKNAEGKVKKITLGLIREGDRPMIKAGCEDKILKAFSGGEHWCEDRGRAGIAVGLLAVVPLRDKMDAVQGVLVMEFVPSVWNTAREREQWRVVGEFSGLLVICLCLGGFLVVTSEARRQRELEKAIEPLMKDIESLDGMVNSVQGVVWERPAGSGGFTYLSQNADGYLGYGVERWGDEGGFLEKVIHSEDRGRVVECWKLAVKNLEKYHIEYRVVKPDGMTAFVNEYGQAAKLMLDGRVLRGILLDITAQRENEASAQGMHKMMIEASRQAGMAEIATGVLHNVGNVLNSLNVGAKLLAERLKKSRMDKLCQATVLLKEHLPDDPDFFTNDKRGQALPGYLVDLAAYLRDEQNRLDATVSDMIERIEHIRDMIMLQQSHSTVRTLWEPLDMATVMEEALRLEMDVHIAHQQVHVERHFADLPPIYAARGLLLQILVNLLANACQAMEDLPASQRKLTLRILPQGDDKVRISVEDTGCGIHPRHLTSIFTQGFTTKTDGHGFGLHHACLLAQDLGGVLQAESEGLGKGACFILEIPARKDAESGLHNVSDSAIRPATASTVSP, from the coding sequence ATGGGGGTAACGCGCACCTATGCCCACGCATTGGAGCGGTCCACTGATGCCATTGCTGAGATGGACGCGGCGGCGATCCGAAAAGTCATCCAGAGAACCCGGTCAACCGTTGGACAGGCGGTGACGGTCAGGACTGTAACCCTGGTCACCAAAAATGCTGAAGGCAAGGTGAAGAAAATCACTTTGGGTCTGATCCGTGAAGGGGACCGCCCGATGATCAAAGCAGGTTGTGAAGACAAGATTTTGAAAGCTTTTTCAGGTGGGGAGCATTGGTGCGAAGACCGCGGCAGAGCGGGCATTGCCGTGGGACTGCTGGCGGTGGTGCCCTTGCGGGATAAGATGGACGCTGTGCAGGGCGTTTTGGTGATGGAATTCGTTCCTTCAGTATGGAACACAGCGCGAGAACGTGAGCAATGGCGCGTGGTGGGTGAATTCAGCGGCCTGCTGGTGATCTGCCTGTGCCTGGGCGGATTTTTGGTGGTGACCTCGGAAGCCCGGCGGCAGAGGGAGCTGGAAAAGGCCATTGAACCGTTGATGAAGGATATCGAAAGCCTGGACGGGATGGTGAATTCTGTGCAAGGTGTGGTTTGGGAAAGGCCTGCGGGAAGCGGGGGGTTTACGTACTTGAGCCAAAATGCTGATGGTTATCTGGGCTATGGTGTGGAGCGGTGGGGGGATGAAGGAGGCTTTTTGGAGAAGGTGATCCATTCTGAGGACCGTGGCCGCGTGGTGGAATGCTGGAAGCTCGCGGTCAAAAATCTGGAAAAATATCACATCGAATACAGGGTGGTGAAGCCGGACGGGATGACGGCGTTTGTGAACGAATATGGTCAGGCTGCCAAGCTGATGCTGGACGGGAGAGTGCTGCGTGGTATTTTGCTGGACATCACGGCCCAGCGGGAAAATGAGGCCAGTGCGCAGGGAATGCATAAGATGATGATCGAGGCCTCCCGCCAGGCAGGCATGGCAGAGATCGCCACAGGTGTACTGCATAATGTGGGCAACGTGCTCAACAGCCTCAACGTGGGTGCCAAGCTGCTGGCAGAACGGCTGAAGAAGTCCCGAATGGACAAGCTGTGCCAGGCCACGGTGCTGCTGAAGGAGCACCTGCCGGATGATCCGGACTTTTTTACCAACGACAAGCGCGGCCAGGCGCTGCCGGGCTATCTGGTGGATCTTGCCGCATATCTGCGGGATGAACAAAACCGCCTGGACGCGACGGTCAGTGACATGATCGAGCGCATTGAGCATATCCGGGACATGATCATGCTACAGCAGTCTCACAGCACCGTGAGGACACTGTGGGAGCCGCTGGACATGGCGACGGTGATGGAGGAGGCGCTGAGGCTGGAAATGGATGTACACATTGCGCACCAGCAGGTGCATGTGGAGCGGCACTTTGCAGACCTGCCACCGATCTATGCGGCTCGCGGTCTTCTGCTGCAGATTCTGGTGAACCTGCTGGCGAACGCCTGCCAGGCCATGGAAGACCTGCCTGCATCCCAGCGCAAGCTGACGCTGAGGATTCTCCCGCAGGGGGATGACAAGGTGCGTATTTCGGTGGAGGACACAGGCTGCGGCATTCACCCGCGTCACCTCACGAGCATTTTCACCCAGGGATTTACGACAAAAACGGACGGCCACGGTTTCGGCCTGCATCATGCCTGCCTGCTGGCACAGGACCTTGGCGGAGTACTGCAGGCGGAAAGCGAAGGCCTTGGCAAAGGCGCCTGTTTCATCCTGGAGATTCCTGCGCGCAAAGACGCAGAATCCGGTCTGCACAATGTTTCTGATTCCGCCATCCGCCCCGCTACTGCTTCAACTGTTTCACCGTGA
- a CDS encoding PSD1 and planctomycete cytochrome C domain-containing protein, translating into MRSLFGAFMLAAGAQAWAIEPESLKFFENKIRPILAESCYSCHGKEKQKGGLRVDNLAYLNQGGDTGPALVAHQPEKSLLMRAVGYEDGDLEMPPDGKLPEEQIAALKQWIAMGAPWPESEVAAAAPARKPGEFTEEDRAWWAFQPVKRPQVPAVKADAAAGVSSPIDAFVRVKLAENGLTPAAEASPEELVRRVYFDLHGLPPSPAEVAAFVEEVRAEKAMPVKKGTASAYERLVDRLLASPRYGERWGQHWLDLARYAESEGYRQDAYRPNVWPYRDYVIESFNEDKPYDRFVREQIAGDEMDPANPKVSIGTAFLRHSIYEYNQRDAETQWQNIMNEVTGVTADVFMGMSVQCAQCHDHKFDPILHQDYFRLQAFFSNIVWPEDKPLATPEEVKAYDKQMAAWREAAKEPLAVIDAIIEPKVAGAQTRAMEKFPAEVVAMWKKPAVERTAYEEQVVRLAWRQAEFERYRFKTDKIKEPEQSQLKVAQEALAQFDALKPKPLLPAFIIGETGGAPGITKFKARRTGETVVNPGFLTILEPQEAKLPEISPGSATTGRRTVLADWLTRADNPLTTRVMVNRVWQYHFGRGLVATPSDFGRLGEKPTHPELLDWLTTEFVEGGWKLKPLHKLMVMSATYRQTALRAPTTKELTTDPENLLLWRFLPRRLDAEQARDAVLAASGELDPEMGGESVPASKPRRSIYTKKIRNTQDEFLASLDAPPGFSSLPTRDSTTTATQSLLMINGDWPLERARAMAAHLLNQGPKTDAELVDLAYRLAFTRKATSAEKKDAIAFLAAQRGQLNKEIPVQPTEPPAIADASRFFGSSGASKTAKTLLHTPGTSHEKLRVKETGRIEGNEFALEAVVNLSSLYPSSNVRTIASRWDNSKSDRGWSLGVTSEKSAYKPNNLIVQLSGDDFQGTLMYEVVASGLRIPLNTPYYVAAAINNEPAEGQVHGGTITFYAKDLSDPKSPMQSVTVPHQVCGGYVNAERGLYVGGREKDKNSLWHGAIARFAMRQGGLDGGKLMAWVGATDATCVVDVNADITAEMLKGDAKTAWRWESGATPVTARGALDPEREAVTDLCHVLLNANEFFYLH; encoded by the coding sequence ATGCGTTCTCTTTTTGGGGCTTTTATGCTGGCGGCGGGTGCTCAGGCTTGGGCGATTGAGCCGGAGTCGCTGAAATTTTTTGAGAACAAGATCCGGCCGATTTTGGCGGAGTCGTGCTACAGCTGCCATGGCAAGGAGAAGCAGAAGGGAGGGCTGCGGGTGGATAATCTGGCGTATCTGAACCAGGGGGGAGATACGGGTCCGGCGCTGGTGGCGCACCAACCGGAGAAATCTCTGCTGATGCGGGCGGTGGGGTATGAGGACGGGGACCTGGAGATGCCGCCGGATGGGAAACTGCCGGAAGAGCAGATCGCGGCGCTGAAGCAGTGGATCGCGATGGGAGCCCCCTGGCCGGAGTCCGAAGTGGCGGCGGCGGCACCGGCACGGAAGCCGGGTGAGTTTACGGAGGAGGATCGGGCATGGTGGGCCTTTCAGCCGGTGAAGCGGCCACAGGTGCCGGCGGTGAAAGCCGATGCGGCGGCGGGAGTGAGTTCGCCGATTGATGCGTTTGTGCGGGTGAAGCTGGCGGAGAATGGGCTGACACCTGCAGCAGAAGCGTCACCGGAGGAGCTGGTGCGGCGGGTGTATTTTGACCTGCATGGTCTGCCGCCGAGCCCGGCGGAGGTGGCGGCATTTGTGGAGGAGGTGCGTGCCGAGAAGGCAATGCCGGTGAAAAAGGGGACGGCATCGGCCTATGAGCGGCTGGTGGACCGGCTGCTGGCCAGCCCCAGATATGGTGAGCGGTGGGGACAGCACTGGCTGGACCTGGCGCGCTATGCGGAATCTGAAGGTTACCGGCAGGATGCGTACCGGCCGAATGTGTGGCCTTACAGAGACTATGTGATCGAGTCGTTCAATGAAGACAAACCCTATGACCGGTTTGTGCGGGAGCAGATTGCTGGGGATGAGATGGACCCGGCGAATCCGAAGGTGAGCATTGGGACGGCGTTTTTAAGGCACTCGATTTATGAGTATAACCAGCGGGATGCGGAGACGCAGTGGCAGAACATCATGAATGAGGTGACGGGGGTGACAGCGGATGTGTTTATGGGGATGAGCGTGCAGTGTGCGCAGTGCCATGACCACAAGTTTGACCCGATTTTGCACCAGGATTATTTCCGGCTGCAGGCGTTCTTTTCGAACATTGTGTGGCCTGAGGACAAGCCGCTGGCGACCCCTGAGGAAGTGAAGGCTTATGACAAACAAATGGCGGCCTGGCGTGAGGCGGCGAAGGAGCCGCTGGCAGTGATTGATGCCATCATTGAGCCAAAGGTGGCTGGTGCGCAGACGCGGGCGATGGAGAAATTTCCGGCTGAAGTGGTGGCGATGTGGAAGAAGCCTGCGGTGGAGCGGACGGCGTATGAGGAACAGGTGGTGCGGCTGGCCTGGCGGCAGGCGGAGTTTGAGCGGTACCGGTTCAAGACGGACAAGATCAAGGAGCCTGAGCAGTCTCAGTTGAAGGTGGCCCAGGAGGCGCTGGCGCAGTTTGACGCGCTGAAGCCGAAGCCGCTGCTGCCAGCGTTCATCATTGGTGAGACGGGCGGTGCGCCTGGGATCACGAAATTCAAGGCACGGCGGACGGGGGAGACAGTGGTGAATCCGGGTTTCCTGACGATCCTGGAGCCGCAGGAGGCAAAGCTGCCGGAGATCTCGCCGGGATCAGCCACGACGGGTCGGCGGACGGTGCTGGCGGACTGGCTGACGCGGGCGGACAATCCGCTGACGACACGGGTGATGGTGAACCGGGTGTGGCAGTATCATTTTGGCCGGGGCCTGGTGGCAACGCCCAGCGACTTTGGACGGCTGGGTGAAAAACCGACACACCCGGAGTTGCTGGACTGGCTGACGACGGAGTTTGTGGAAGGCGGCTGGAAGCTGAAGCCGCTGCACAAGCTGATGGTGATGTCTGCGACGTATCGCCAGACGGCGCTGCGTGCGCCGACGACGAAGGAGCTGACGACGGACCCGGAGAACCTGCTGCTGTGGCGCTTCCTGCCCCGGCGGCTGGATGCTGAACAGGCGCGGGATGCGGTGCTGGCGGCGAGCGGCGAACTGGACCCGGAGATGGGCGGTGAGAGCGTGCCGGCGAGCAAACCCCGGAGGAGCATCTATACAAAGAAGATCCGCAATACGCAGGATGAATTTTTGGCGAGCCTGGATGCACCCCCAGGATTCAGCAGCCTGCCGACGCGGGATTCGACAACGACAGCGACGCAGAGCCTGCTCATGATTAACGGGGACTGGCCGCTGGAGCGGGCGCGGGCGATGGCGGCACACCTGCTGAACCAGGGGCCGAAGACGGATGCGGAGCTGGTGGACCTCGCCTACCGCCTGGCATTCACACGAAAGGCCACGTCAGCGGAGAAAAAGGATGCAATTGCCTTTCTGGCGGCGCAGCGGGGGCAGTTGAACAAGGAAATCCCAGTCCAGCCGACGGAGCCGCCTGCGATTGCGGATGCGAGCCGTTTTTTCGGTAGCTCCGGGGCCTCAAAGACGGCAAAGACGCTGCTACATACACCGGGTACGTCCCATGAGAAGCTGCGCGTGAAAGAGACCGGACGCATTGAGGGAAATGAATTCGCCCTGGAAGCGGTGGTCAATTTGAGCAGCCTCTATCCAAGTTCGAATGTGCGGACGATTGCCTCCCGCTGGGACAACAGCAAGTCAGACCGGGGCTGGTCCCTGGGCGTGACGAGCGAGAAGTCCGCATATAAGCCGAACAATCTGATTGTTCAGCTCTCGGGCGATGATTTCCAGGGCACTCTGATGTACGAAGTGGTGGCATCCGGGCTGCGGATCCCTTTGAACACGCCTTATTATGTGGCGGCGGCGATTAACAACGAGCCTGCGGAAGGCCAGGTGCACGGTGGGACGATCACATTTTATGCGAAGGACCTGAGCGACCCGAAATCACCAATGCAGAGTGTGACCGTACCTCACCAGGTGTGTGGCGGGTATGTGAATGCGGAGCGTGGCCTGTATGTAGGCGGTCGTGAAAAAGACAAAAACAGTCTGTGGCATGGAGCCATCGCGCGTTTTGCCATGCGGCAGGGCGGCCTGGACGGTGGCAAGCTGATGGCCTGGGTGGGGGCGACAGATGCGACCTGCGTGGTGGATGTGAATGCCGACATCACAGCGGAAATGCTGAAGGGCGATGCGAAAACGGCCTGGCGGTGGGAGTCAGGCGCAACGCCAGTCACTGCCAGGGGAGCGTTGGATCCTGAGCGGGAGGCGGTGACAGATTTGTGTCATGTGCTGCTGAATGCGAATGAGTTTTTCTATCTTCATTGA
- the rsgA gene encoding ribosome small subunit-dependent GTPase A → MIDLFFELVRLFWGMTLSDLGWNSVFEEAFGPFYKAGWVPARLTRDNKITYGALTGDGDEYEAVMCGKVYHEAETDAELPAVGDWVALEVGGEDAEHVIRARLPRQTCLSRKMAGKSTEEQVIAANVDVVVVVTDAGTDFSLRRMERYFTIIARSGAKAVVLVNKSDLYDKEDNEAAAEEIRALNPAADVHITCATKKRSLAVLRQYLTKGRTVTLIGSSGVGKSSVLNQLLGDEYQWVDEVNELTGKGRHTTTARELVILPRGGVLIDNPGIKEVQMWTNEVILREGFADIEALAQQCKFGDCKHGKDAGCAIRAALVEGKLDAGRMEGFLKLDEEIEKLRRSRKKRQMTVERRSKRELQARVRVYEKRRDPDHELEPRER, encoded by the coding sequence TTGATTGATTTGTTCTTTGAGCTTGTTCGGCTATTTTGGGGGATGACGTTGAGTGATCTTGGATGGAATTCGGTTTTTGAGGAGGCGTTTGGCCCGTTTTACAAGGCGGGCTGGGTGCCGGCGCGGTTGACGCGGGATAACAAGATCACATATGGGGCGCTGACCGGGGATGGTGATGAGTATGAGGCGGTGATGTGTGGGAAAGTGTACCACGAGGCGGAGACGGATGCTGAACTGCCGGCGGTGGGAGATTGGGTGGCGCTGGAGGTGGGGGGCGAAGACGCGGAGCATGTGATCCGGGCCAGGCTGCCTAGACAGACCTGTCTATCTCGAAAGATGGCGGGGAAGAGCACGGAGGAGCAGGTGATCGCGGCGAATGTGGATGTGGTGGTGGTGGTGACAGATGCAGGGACGGACTTCAGCCTGCGGCGGATGGAACGGTATTTTACCATCATCGCCCGTAGCGGGGCGAAGGCGGTGGTGCTGGTGAACAAGAGCGACCTCTATGATAAGGAGGACAATGAGGCGGCTGCGGAGGAGATCCGGGCGCTGAATCCGGCGGCGGATGTACACATCACCTGTGCGACGAAGAAGCGCAGCCTGGCGGTGCTGCGGCAGTATTTGACGAAGGGGCGGACAGTGACGCTGATCGGGTCCAGCGGGGTGGGTAAGTCGTCGGTACTTAATCAATTGTTAGGTGATGAATATCAGTGGGTTGATGAGGTGAATGAACTGACGGGGAAGGGGAGGCACACCACGACGGCGCGGGAGCTGGTCATCCTGCCGAGGGGGGGCGTGCTGATTGACAATCCGGGCATCAAGGAGGTGCAGATGTGGACGAACGAGGTGATTTTGCGCGAGGGGTTTGCGGACATTGAGGCGCTGGCACAGCAGTGCAAGTTTGGGGACTGCAAGCACGGCAAGGATGCGGGCTGTGCGATCCGCGCGGCGCTGGTGGAGGGGAAGCTGGACGCGGGGCGGATGGAAGGCTTTTTGAAGCTGGATGAGGAGATCGAAAAACTGCGGCGCAGCCGCAAGAAGCGGCAGATGACCGTGGAGCGGCGGTCGAAACGGGAGCTACAGGCCCGGGTGCGGGTCTATGAAAAGCGCCGGGACCCGGATCATGAACTGGAGCCGAGGGAGAGGTGA